In Aureibaculum algae, the following are encoded in one genomic region:
- the wecB gene encoding non-hydrolyzing UDP-N-acetylglucosamine 2-epimerase — translation MKKIVTILGARPQFVKAAVLSRIIGEHGELEEIIVHTGQHFDQNMSDIFFEEMEIPKPKYNLHINGLSHAAMTGQMLIGVEKILLDEKPLAVVVYGDTNSTLAGALAAKKMGIKVIHIEAGLRSFNMNMPEEINRIATDTISDLLLCPTDVGVHNLKKVGILGSERVVKSGDIMKDAVTYYSKKANEKSSICNKLMLEENNFVLATIHRQDNTIHVEKLKAIFRGLDEINAQCKVVMPLHPRTKKIIEENNIETRITIIEPVGYFDMLSLLKHCKMVVTDSGGLQKEAYFNKKHCIIAREETEWVELVENGFAKTVGSNQLKMIEAFDYFTSKKSDFSKNLYGKDVGLKIYNEIMNLIK, via the coding sequence ATGAAAAAAATTGTAACTATTTTAGGAGCAAGGCCACAATTTGTAAAGGCAGCGGTGTTAAGCAGAATAATTGGTGAACATGGAGAGCTCGAAGAGATAATTGTGCATACGGGTCAACATTTTGATCAAAACATGAGCGATATCTTCTTTGAAGAGATGGAAATACCTAAGCCCAAATACAATTTGCATATAAATGGACTTAGTCATGCTGCTATGACTGGGCAAATGTTAATTGGTGTTGAAAAAATACTGTTAGATGAAAAGCCATTGGCTGTTGTTGTTTATGGTGATACCAATTCTACATTAGCAGGTGCATTAGCTGCTAAAAAAATGGGCATTAAAGTAATTCATATTGAAGCTGGTTTACGATCTTTTAATATGAATATGCCTGAAGAAATTAATAGAATAGCTACAGATACTATTTCTGATTTATTACTTTGTCCAACTGATGTTGGTGTACATAATTTAAAGAAAGTAGGTATACTTGGTTCTGAGAGAGTGGTGAAGTCAGGTGATATTATGAAAGATGCGGTAACGTATTATTCAAAAAAGGCTAATGAAAAATCGAGCATTTGCAATAAATTAATGCTCGAGGAGAATAACTTTGTATTAGCCACCATCCATAGACAAGATAATACAATACATGTTGAAAAGCTAAAGGCTATTTTTAGAGGTTTAGATGAAATTAATGCTCAATGTAAAGTTGTAATGCCATTGCATCCAAGGACAAAAAAAATAATTGAAGAAAATAATATTGAAACAAGAATTACTATAATAGAACCTGTTGGATATTTTGATATGCTCTCCTTATTAAAACATTGTAAAATGGTTGTTACTGATAGTGGTGGATTACAAAAAGAAGCTTACTTTAACAAAAAACATTGTATTATTGCTCGAGAAGAAACAGAATGGGTTGAGTTGGTAGAAAATGGATTTGCTAAAACAGTTGGAAGTAATCAATTAAAGATGATAGAAGCTTTTGATTATTTTACATCAAAAAAATCTGACTTTTCTAAAAATCTATATGGAAAAGATGTTGGCCTGAAAATATATAACGAAATAATGAATTTAATAAAATAA
- a CDS encoding OmpA family protein: protein MKKFLAFVLILLFIILAWFSWKWYKKTMLCCDNTVQTETKENVPPLTKPVKYGPLVYNWNSDKPVTNDLWLNKKKEIQSADGEGKILRILGPYYKDETNTTSFENLGLARADAVRQMLSDSIAMSRMEIDSKLILNSEDAKTASFGGTILEWKVRNENIQEVDNKTLIYFPYNSTKKLENENINDYLKNIVEQLKNNEKTIDITGHTDNKGDPGYNMKLGLDRAKTIRSILIKLGIAGERISVGTEGENSPIASNDTEEGMEKNRRVELEIN from the coding sequence ATGAAGAAATTTTTAGCATTCGTGCTAATTCTCTTGTTTATTATTTTGGCATGGTTTAGCTGGAAATGGTATAAAAAGACCATGCTCTGCTGCGATAACACCGTGCAAACTGAAACAAAAGAAAATGTACCACCATTGACAAAACCAGTCAAATATGGACCGCTCGTCTACAATTGGAACTCAGACAAACCCGTTACGAATGACCTTTGGTTAAATAAAAAAAAGGAAATTCAATCTGCGGATGGTGAAGGTAAAATTTTAAGAATTCTTGGTCCTTATTATAAGGATGAAACCAACACAACTTCTTTTGAAAATCTTGGATTAGCAAGGGCTGATGCCGTCAGGCAAATGCTATCTGATTCTATAGCAATGAGTAGAATGGAGATCGACAGCAAATTAATTTTAAATTCAGAAGACGCTAAAACAGCATCGTTTGGGGGTACAATTTTAGAGTGGAAAGTTAGAAATGAAAACATTCAAGAAGTTGACAACAAAACCTTAATATATTTTCCATATAACTCAACCAAAAAATTGGAAAACGAAAACATTAATGACTACCTAAAAAACATCGTTGAGCAATTAAAAAACAACGAAAAAACCATTGACATTACCGGTCATACAGATAATAAAGGTGACCCTGGTTATAATATGAAATTAGGTTTAGATAGAGCAAAAACTATTAGAAGTATATTGATCAAATTAGGTATCGCGGGAGAAAGAATTTCGGTGGGTACTGAAGGTGAGAATAGTCCAATTGCGTCAAATGACACAGAGGAGGGTATGGAGAAAAACAGAAGAGTGGAATTAGAAATTAATTAA